Proteins found in one Oncorhynchus mykiss isolate Arlee chromosome 17, USDA_OmykA_1.1, whole genome shotgun sequence genomic segment:
- the LOC110493581 gene encoding uncharacterized protein LOC110493581 — translation MISSPSVDDLLTPKSDVTSEAKSDDASCPISPEAFSLTNFLKSHPQRKLIRKFLKQMNVTIGDLDEIIEWVVCVSSEVFLPVMALHRTSRPESSDSSHWGSGVLQIVSEKFHQRSSEPKGRLLGGQPPTPPSETDKELQGIADLSVSNILKRAQEDLFSSGEDDLENTHPGITLTEEKLSSIFSELFRDACESAQEAARRIHHMRSGRGNNSQNGSWPGSSQGSSKSNMPELGELGSVRSPKGSEVHKVLSEGSLPVFALFEERPGEVGETSSPAGEMDETQTASTPSIPRSGHGGRRSSQTTTPTPGHREAGFTASNIFDVIIHLAHSDTDRELHQEFSSEDDVSLNDIMDMKSTLAVEPLGQILSSWKLVNMIFRGKVHYFGKDLICKVYQMLLDTGMGRRPMARQSRSEPILKDLAANRRLSNEFFTDVLYMFIQRAIKNLLENFLGLPTTPPGRDIMWNDNFNWMYRDGWGNTPTSSEEELWDSDSTWSSGHGEEEGTESRGRWAALLEKGSLLTLHSSSSLSLSDDNKEALGAVCQVLTTRVGDILNSTCNDDCKARLIIQKGLDSGARERFPDSPCPSSPKDEEEVVVSAMTVSYPKPSTSTQAAWAAPAQTMDVFLPRPCLDEEEVVPSTSLKDNSVTTTHAALAAPSQSLEEEVGEAEVSHVSESSLMPTKAIEKIPSLLPGKILIEEDTLSCSTPWATVMSPQTLKFILHGIMCRLETSESPQTRRANDPFRLMKDLFLEVQHALKYADISVLFGLEESIQFIGEDAVKAIVKTAAKRLSLRSDSNRAQLRAARSGGEAAIRRMADTITQVIDDYSEDWSSGGHFGARRSRASGRSHSSTSSRSDVTLTEELLARRESLEEDLAEMADDSTGLEKTIVSSAISAKSQEKEKEEAMKEEVRKSGKKRRRNNKDQKKNKVSPLGNDSTVAADEPKKKQSLLPRITAALARLFCFPCKKRCKK, via the exons atgatctcctctccatctgttgaTGACCTCCTGACCCCAAAGAGTGATGTGACGTCCGAGGCTAAGAGCGATGATGCCTCCTGTCCAATTTCACCTGAGGCGTTCTCTCTAACGAACTTCCTGAAGTCTCACCC TCAGAGAAAGCTTATCAGGAAGTTCCTCAAACAAATG AACGTGACAATAGGCGACCTGGACGAAATCATCGAGTGGGTGGTGTGTGTCTCCAGTGAGGTGTTCCTCCCAGTGATGGCTCTGCACAGGACCTCCAGACCAGAGTCGTCAGACTCGTCCCACTGGGGGTCAGGTGTGCTCCAGATCGTCTCTGAAAAGTTCCACCAGCGGAGTTCTGAGCCGAAGGGAAGGCTCCTGGGCGGACAGCCGCCCACTCCCCCTTCTGAGACCGACAAGGAGCTTCAGGGCATAGCAGATCTGTCTGTGAGTAACATCCTGAAAAGGGCCCAGGAGGACCTCTTCTCTTCTGGTGAGGATGACCTGGAGAACACCCATCCAGGTATTActctgacagaagagaagctctCCAGCATCTTCTCAGAGCTGTTCAGGGATGCCTGTGAGAGTGCCCAGGAGGCCGCCAGACGGATCCACCACATGAGGTCTGGAAGAGGCAACAACAGCCAGAATGGGAGTTGGCCTGGGTCGTCACAGGGATCGAGCAAATCCAACATGCCAGAGTTGGGAGAACTGGGGTCAGTGAGGAGTCCCAAGGGAAGTGAAGTCCATAAAGTCCTTAGCGAGGGGTCCCTCCCTGTCTTTGCCCTGTTTGAGGAGAGGCCAGGGGAAGTTGGGGAGACCAGCAGCCCTGCTGGGGAGATGGACGAGACACAGACTGCCAGCACTCCCAGCATTCCCCGGTCTGGGCATGGCGGCAGAAGGAGTAGCCAGACCACCACTCCCACCCCCGGCCACAGAGAGGCAGGATTCACAGCCAGTAACATCTTTGATGTTATTATTCATCTGGCGCACTCTGACACTGACCGGGAACTCCACCAGGAGTTCAGCAGTGAGGATGATGTTTCACTGAATGACATCATGGACATGAAGTCAACCCTGGCAGTGGAGCCCCTGGGTCAGATCCTGTCCTCATGGAAGCTGGTCAACATGATCTTCAGGGGGAAGGTCCACTACTTTGGGAAGGATCTCATCTGCAAGGTGTATCAGATGCTTCTGGACACCGGTATGGGCAGGAGGCCAATGGCCCGCCAGAGCAGGTCCGAGCCCATCCTGAAAGACCTGGCTGCCAACCGTAGGCTCTCCAATGAATTCTTCACAGACGTGCTGTACATGTTCATCCAACGGGCCATTAAGAATCTGCTGGAGAACTTCTTGGGTCTGCCGACCACCCCACCAGGCAGAGACATAATGTGGAATGACAACTTTAACTGGATGTATAGGGACGGCTGGGGGAACACCCCCACATCCAGCGAGGAGGAATTGTGGGACAGCGACTCCACCTGGTCAAGTGGGcatggggaggaggaagggacagagTCCCGTGGGAGGTGGGCCGCTCTGTTGGAGAAGGGCAGCTTACTGACCCTCCattcctccagctccctctccctctccgatgACAACAAGGAGGCACTAG GGGCCGTCTGCCAGGTCCTGACCACCAGGGTGGGAGACATCCTGAACAGTACCTGCAACGACGATTGCAAGGCCAGGCTCATCATCCAGAAAG GATTGGATTCCGGTGCCAGGGAAAGGTTCCCTGACTCTCCGTGTCCCTCTTCACCCAAGGACGAAGAGGAGGTGGTTGTGAGTGCCATGACTGTCTCATACCCTAAACCCTCCACCTCAACCCAGGCAGCATGGGCAGCTCCTGCCCAGACTATGGACGTTTTTCTGCCCAGACCATGCCTGGATGAAGAAGAGGTAGTGCCCAGCACCTCCTTGAAGGACAACTCTGTGACAACCACCCATGCAGCACTGGCAGCTCCTTCCCAGAGCCTGGAAGAAGAGGTGGGAGAAGCTGAGGTGTCCCACGTGAGTGAGAGCTCCCTGATGCCCACCAAGGCCATTGAGAAGATTCCCTCCCTCCTACCAGGCAAGATCCTTATCGAGGAGGACACCCTCAGTTGCAGCACTCCCTGGGCCACCGTCATGAGCCCCCAGACCCTGAAGTTCATCCTCCACGGCATCATGTGCCGACTGGAGACCTCAGAGTCCCCCCAGACAAGGAGGGCCAATGACCCCTTCAGGCTGATGAAGGATCTCTTTCTGGAGGTCCAGCATGCCCTGAAGTATGCTGACATCTCTGTCCTCTTTGGCCTGGAGGAGAGCATCCAATTCATTGGGGAGGATGCGGTGAAGGCCATCGTGAAGACTGCAGCTAAAAGATTGTCCCTGCGTTCGGACTCCAACCGGGCTCAACTGCGTGCCGCGCGCTCTGGTGGTGAGGCAGCCATCAGGCGCATGGCGGACACCATCACACAAGTCATAGATGACTATTCCGAGGACTGGAGTTCCGGTGGCCATTTTGGAGCCAGGAGGAGCCGTGCTAGTGGGAGGTCACACTCCTCAACCTCCTCAAGGAGTGACGTCACCCTCACCGAAGAGCTCTTGGCCCGGAGGGAATCCCTTGAAGAGGACCTAGCGGAGATGGCTGATGACAGCACTGGTTTGGAGAAGACCATTGTAAGCTCAGCCATCTCTGCCAAGTCCCAG gagaaggagaaggaagaggctATGAAGGAAGAAGTGAGGAAGTCAGGAAAGAAGAGGCGAAGAAATAAcaaggaccagaagaagaacaaggtGTCTCCTCTTGGCAATGATA GTACTGTGGCTGCAGATGAGCCGAAGAAAAAACAGTCTCTCCTCCCGCGGATCACAGCTGCCCTGGCAAgactattttgcttcccctgcaAAAAAAGATGCAAAAAGTAA